The proteins below are encoded in one region of Dioscorea cayenensis subsp. rotundata cultivar TDr96_F1 chromosome 18, TDr96_F1_v2_PseudoChromosome.rev07_lg8_w22 25.fasta, whole genome shotgun sequence:
- the LOC120281980 gene encoding eukaryotic peptide chain release factor GTP-binding subunit ERF3A-like, with translation MDHATHPPPDDEEIQDWNGNCDEPMEVAPPETAAPLPAASEDSNQGIESRLESLQLETKGTHVKDKVGVVPEEVEDFNDHEEDKKRHLNVVFIGHVDAGKSTTGGQILFLSGQVDDRTIQKYEKEAKDKSRESWYMAYIMDTSEEERVKGKTVEVGRAHFETENTRFTILDAPGHKSYVPNMISGASQADVGVLVISARKGEFETGYEKGGQTREHVQLAKTLGVSKLVVVVNKMDEPTVQWSKDRFGEIESKMTPFLKSSGYNVKKDVQFLPISGLAGINMKTRVDKSICSWWNGPCLFEVLDSVEVPLRDPKGPVRMPIIDKYKDIGTVVMGKIESGTIYEGDSLLVMPNKANVKVLSVQCDENKVKQAGPGENVRVKLAGVEEDDILAGFVLSSFANSVGAVSEFNAQLQILELLDNAILSAGYKAVLHIHAIVEECEITDLIEEIDLKKKKETDTKKKKQKGKPRFVKNGAVVLCRIQVTNLVCIENFSVFPQLGRFTLRSEGKTIAIGKVVELPPAGSSTFPSA, from the exons ATGGATCATGCTACGCACCCTCCACCCGACGATGAGGAGATTCAGGACTGGAACGGGAACTGTGACGAACCCATGGAGGTCGCTCCACCTGAGACCGCTGCTCCTCTTCCAGCTGCTTCCGAAG ATAGCAACCAGGGGATTGAGTCAAGGCTTGAGTCATTACAGTTGGAAACCAAAG GAACTCATGTGAAAGATAAAGTTGGTGTTGTGCCCGAGGAAGTTGAAGATTTTAATGACCATgaagaagataagaaaagacACTtgaatgttgtttttattggtCATGTCG ATGCAGGTAAATCGACAACTGGAGGGCAGATACTTTTCCTTAGTGGTCAGGTTGATGACCGAACTATTCAAAAGTATGAGAAAGAAGCAAAGGATAAAAGTCGTGAAAGCTG GTACATGGCATATATTATGGACACAAGTGAGGAAGAGCGTGTGAAG GGAAAAACTGTTGAGGTTGGCAGAGCTCATTTTGAGacagaaaacacaagatttacAATTTTGGATGCTCCG GGGCATAAAAGCTATGTGCCAAATATGATTAGTGGTGCTTCTCAAGCTGATGTTGGTGTTCTT GTGATATCTGCCCGAAAGGGTGAATTTGAAACTGGATACGAAAAAGGAGGACAAACACGTGAGCATGTCCAACTTGCAAAGACATTGGGTGTTTCTAAGTTGGTTGTGGTTGTGAACAAAATGGATGAGCCAACAGTTCAATGGTCCAAAGACAG GTTTGGTGAAATAGAATCGAAGATGACACCTTTCCTGAAATCTTCAGGCTATAATGTCAAGAAAG ATGTTCAGTTTCTTCCCATATCTGGTTTGGCGGGCATCAACATGAAGACAAGAGTGGACAAGAGCATTTGCAGTTGGTGGAATGGACCATGTCTTTTTGAAGTCTTGGATTCTGTCGAAGTTCCCTTACGGGATCCTAAAGGTCCTGTTAG GATGCCGATTATCGATAAGTACAAAGATATTGGAACAGTTGTGATGGGGAAAATAGAGTCGGGAACTATATATGAAGGCGATAGCTTGTTGGTCATGCCCAACAAA GCCAATGTGAAAGTGTTGTCTGTGCAGTGTGATGAAAACAAAGTAAAGCAGGCTGGACCTGGTGAAAATGTGAGGGTAAAACTGGCaggagttgaagaagatgatataTTAGCTGGTTTTGTTCTTTCAAGTTTTG CAAATTCAGTTGGTGCCGTCTCTGAATTTAATGCACAGTTGCAGATTCTTGAATTACTGGACAAT GCAATATTAAGTGCTGGTTACAAGGCAGTATTGCACATACATGCAATTGTTGAGGAATGTGAGATTACTGATCTTATAGAAGAAATTGAtctgaagaaaaagaaagagacagatacgaagaaaaagaaacaaaaaggaaagCCCCGTTTTGTTAAGAACGGTGCTGTTGTTTTGTGCCGTATTCAG GTGACCAACTTAGTATGCATCGAGAATTTCTCTGTTTTCCCCCAGCTTGGGAGGTTTACTCTTCGTTCTGAAG GAAAGACAATTGCAATAGGAAAAGTAGTTGAACTTCCTCCAGCTGGGAGCTCAACATTCCCTTCAGCTTGA
- the LOC120281983 gene encoding ubiquitin carboxyl-terminal hydrolase 4-like → MVMGASGSKLEKALGDQFPEGERYFGLENFGNTCYCNSVLQALYFCIPFREQLLEYYANNKKQGDLEENLLTCLADLFTQISSQKKKTGVIAPKRFVQRVKKENELFRGYMHQDAHEFLIFLLNELVDILERESKAAEGSLGPPTPSEMLNNGQVWPQANGVHKEALVTWVHKSFQGILTNETRCLRCETVTAREETFFDLSLDIEQNSSITSCLKNFSSTETLNAEDKFFCDKCCSLQEAQKRMKIKKPPSILVIHLKRFKYMEQLGRYKKLSYRVVFPMELKLNNTVDATDMEYSLFAVVVHVGIGPNHGHYISLVKSHDHWLFFDDENAEMIDESTVQTFFGSAQEFTSNTDHGYILFYESISARR, encoded by the exons ATGGTCATGGGGGCCTCGGGGTCAAAGCTCGAGAAGGCCCTCGGAGACCAGTTCCCCGAAGGAGAGAGGTATTTCGGCCTTGAGAACTTCGGCAACACTTGCTACTGCAACAGCGTTTTGCAG GCGCTCTATTTTTGTATACCTTTCCGAGAGCAGTTGCTGGAATATTATGCAAATAACAAGAAGCAAGGAGATTTAGAGGAGAACCTTTTGACTTGTTTGGCTGACCTGTTCACCCAG ATTAGCTCCCAGAAAAAGAAAACTGGTGTCATAGCTCCAAAGCGTTTTGTGCAAAGagtgaaaaaggaaaatgagCTCTTCCGTGGTTACATGCACCAG GATGCTCAtgaatttttgattttcttgcttaatGAACTTGTCGATATCCTCGAGAGGGAGAGTAAGGCTGCAGAAGGTTCTCTTGGTCCCCCAACACCATCAGAAATGTTGAACAATGGTCAAGTTTGGCCTCAAGCGAATGGTGTGCACAAAGAAGCCCTTGTTACATGGGTCCACAAAAGCTTTCAG GGTATTCTAACAAATGAAACAAGGTGCTTACGGTGCGAAACTGTGACTGCAAGGGAGGAGACATTCTTTGATTTAAGTCTCGACATTGAGCAAAATAGTTCAATTACCAGCTGCCTGAAAAACTTTAGCTCAACAGAAACCTTGAATGCTGAGGATAAGTTCTTTTGTGACAAGTGCTGCAG TTTGCAAGAAGCTCAGAAGAGGATGAAGATTAAGAAACCACCATCAATCCTGGTCATCCATCTCAAGCGTTTCAAGTACATGGAGCAGCTTGGTCGCTACAAGAAACTATCTTATCGGGTTGTTTTCCCTATGGAACTGAAGCTTAATAACACAGTTGATGCTACTGACATGGAATACTCCCTATTTGCAGTGGTAGTTCATGTGGGGATAGGGCCAAACCATGGCCACTACATCAGCCTAGTCAAGAGCCACGATCACTGGTTGTTCTTTGATGATGAGAATGCTGAAATGATCGATGAATCCACTGTCCAGACTTTCTTTGGGTCTGCGCAGGAGTTCACAAGCAACACTGATCATGGTTACATCCTGTTTTATGAGAGCATCAGTGCAAGACGATGA
- the LOC120281985 gene encoding uncharacterized protein LOC120281985 gives MALQESLNKFKQQQEKCQSTLTSIAARSSSSKSSHSHKAAPGNSSSVPATIKAPSAAVKFSNDTERLQHINAIRKSPVGAQIKRVIDLLFETRQALTPEQINEACYVDINGNKAVFDSLRNNHKVNYDGKRFSYKSKHDLKGKDQLLSLIRKFPEGLAVVDVKDSYPSVMDDLQALKSAGQVWLLSNMDSQEDIVYPNDPKAVIKVDDDLKQLFRGIELPRDMVDIERDLQKNGMKPATNTAQRRAMAQVHGITAKPKPKKKQREISRRTKLTNAHLPELFQNLNGTS, from the exons ATGGCATTGCAAGAAAGCCTCAATAAGTTTAAGCAGCAGCAGGAGAAGTGCCAATCAACGCTTACCAGTATTGCAGCGCGATCATCATCTTCAAAATCCTCCCACTCACACAAAGCCGCACCCGGAAACTCTTCTTCTGTTCCAGCCACAATAAAAGCTCCTAGTGCAGCAGTGAAATTCTCAAATGATACCGAAAGACTTCAACATATCAATGCCATTAGGAAATCCCCTGTGGGCGCCCAAATCAAACGCGTCATTGACCTGCTTTTTGAG ACAAGGCAGGCACTCACTCCGGAACAAATAAATGAAGCATGCTATGTGGACATCAATGGAAATAAGGCTGTCTTTGACAGTTTGAGGAATAACCATAAAGTCAATTATGATGGAAAGCGATTCTCATACAAG TCCAAGCATGACTTGAAGGGAAAAGATCAACTACTTTCTCTGATACGGAAGTTTCCAGAGGGCCTTGCTGTTGTTGATGTGAAGGATTCTTACCCATCTGTAATGGATGACTTACAG GCTCTTAAATCAGCTGGCCAGGTTTGGCTTCTCTCCAACATGGATTCCCAGGAGGACATTGTCTACCCAAACGATCCAAAGGCAGTGATAAAGGTAGATGACGATCTCAAGCAGCTCTTCAGGGGCATTGAATTACCAAGAGATATGGTTGATATTGAGAGGGATCTCCAGAAGAACGGTATGAAGCCAGCCACAAACACTGCTCAGAGACGAGCAATGGCGCAAGTTCACGGCATCACCGCCAAGCCGAAGCCCAAAAAGAAGCAGCGTGAGATCAGCAGGAGGACCAAGCTAACCAATGCTCATCTTCCAGAGCTCTTCCAAAACTTAAATGGGACTTCTTGA